One region of Danio rerio strain Tuebingen ecotype United States chromosome 5, GRCz12tu, whole genome shotgun sequence genomic DNA includes:
- the hapln1a gene encoding hyaluronan and proteoglycan link protein 1a isoform 1 precursor (isoform 1 precursor is encoded by transcript variant 1): MIALFSVALMVFASSLHVEAQDSESRVKVYANRGDNITLPCRLDGQSTLFGNRIKWTKIEDDSTETDVLISMGFHKKAYGSYQDRAYLLEVDDSDATLVITDLDVNDYGTYRCEFIDGMNDMTLEVDLEVQGKDSLSFTGVVFPYSPRLGRYNLNFQNAVAACQEQDAVVASFEQLYGEWKSGLDWCNAGWLSDGTVQYPITKPREPCGGARATAGLRNYGQRDKSNSRYDVFCFTAGLKGRFYYMIQPKKLNFDEAVDACKGDGAEIAKVGHMFAAWKLQGYDRCDAGWLADGSVRYPISRPRKNCSPTEAAVRFVGFPDKKQKLYGVYCYKAQQ; the protein is encoded by the exons ATAGTGAATCAAGGGTCAAGGTCTACGCCAACAGAGGTGACAATATAACTCTACCCTGCAGACTGGATGGTCAATCCACTTTATTCGGGAACAGAATCAAGTGGACCAAAATTGAAGATGACTCAACAGAAACTGACGTGCTCATCTCCATGGGTTTCCACAAGAAGGCCTACGGAAGTTATCAAGACCGCGCTTACCTGTTGGAGGTGGATGACAGTGATGCAACACTGGTTATTACAGACCTAGATGTGAACGACTATGGCACATACCGGTGTGAGTTCATCGATGGGATGAATGACATGACTCTTGAGGTGGATCTTGAAGTGCAag GGAAAGATTCACTTTCTTTCACAGGGGTTGTTTTCCCATACTCCCCTCGTTTGGGGCGGTACAACCTTAACTTCCAAAATGCCGTGGCCGCATGTCAGGAGCAGGATGCAGTGGTCGCCTCCTTCGAGCAGCTTTATGGGGAATGGAAAAGTGGGCTGGATTGGTGCAATGCCGGCTGGCTTAGTGACGGAACTGTGCAGTATCCCATCACCAAACCCAGAGAGCCCTGTGGAGGTGCAAGGGCTACAGCTGGACTGAGAAATTATGGCCAACGGGACAAGTCCAACAGCCGCTATGATGTGTTCTGCTTCACTGCTGGTCTTAAAG GGCGCTTCTACTACATGATCCAGCCCAAGAAGCTGAACTTTGATGAGGCCGTCGATGCATGCAAGGGAGATGGAGCTGAGATCGCAAAGGTCGGCCATATGTTTGCTGCCTGGAAACTGCAGGGATATGACCGATGTGATGCTGGTTGGCTTGCTGACGGTAGCGTACGTTACCCGATCTCCAGGCCCAGGAAGAACTGCAGTCCCACGGAGGCTGCTGTTCGCTTTGTTGGCTTCCCTGACAAAAAGCAGAAGCTGTACGGTGTCTATTGCTACAAAGCCCAGCAGTAA
- the hapln1a gene encoding hyaluronan and proteoglycan link protein 1a isoform 2 precursor (isoform 2 precursor is encoded by transcript variant 2), which produces MIALFSVALMVFASSLHVEAQDSESRVKVYANRGDNITLPCRLDGQSTLFGNRIKWTKIEDDSTETDVLISMGFHKKAYGSYQDRAYLLEVDDSDATLVITDLDVNDYGTYRCEFIDGMNDMTLEVDLEVQGVVFPYSPRLGRYNLNFQNAVAACQEQDAVVASFEQLYGEWKSGLDWCNAGWLSDGTVQYPITKPREPCGGARATAGLRNYGQRDKSNSRYDVFCFTAGLKGRFYYMIQPKKLNFDEAVDACKGDGAEIAKVGHMFAAWKLQGYDRCDAGWLADGSVRYPISRPRKNCSPTEAAVRFVGFPDKKQKLYGVYCYKAQQ; this is translated from the exons ATAGTGAATCAAGGGTCAAGGTCTACGCCAACAGAGGTGACAATATAACTCTACCCTGCAGACTGGATGGTCAATCCACTTTATTCGGGAACAGAATCAAGTGGACCAAAATTGAAGATGACTCAACAGAAACTGACGTGCTCATCTCCATGGGTTTCCACAAGAAGGCCTACGGAAGTTATCAAGACCGCGCTTACCTGTTGGAGGTGGATGACAGTGATGCAACACTGGTTATTACAGACCTAGATGTGAACGACTATGGCACATACCGGTGTGAGTTCATCGATGGGATGAATGACATGACTCTTGAGGTGGATCTTGAAGTGCAag GGGTTGTTTTCCCATACTCCCCTCGTTTGGGGCGGTACAACCTTAACTTCCAAAATGCCGTGGCCGCATGTCAGGAGCAGGATGCAGTGGTCGCCTCCTTCGAGCAGCTTTATGGGGAATGGAAAAGTGGGCTGGATTGGTGCAATGCCGGCTGGCTTAGTGACGGAACTGTGCAGTATCCCATCACCAAACCCAGAGAGCCCTGTGGAGGTGCAAGGGCTACAGCTGGACTGAGAAATTATGGCCAACGGGACAAGTCCAACAGCCGCTATGATGTGTTCTGCTTCACTGCTGGTCTTAAAG GGCGCTTCTACTACATGATCCAGCCCAAGAAGCTGAACTTTGATGAGGCCGTCGATGCATGCAAGGGAGATGGAGCTGAGATCGCAAAGGTCGGCCATATGTTTGCTGCCTGGAAACTGCAGGGATATGACCGATGTGATGCTGGTTGGCTTGCTGACGGTAGCGTACGTTACCCGATCTCCAGGCCCAGGAAGAACTGCAGTCCCACGGAGGCTGCTGTTCGCTTTGTTGGCTTCCCTGACAAAAAGCAGAAGCTGTACGGTGTCTATTGCTACAAAGCCCAGCAGTAA